The genome window ttggaaataaagaaatatgttagagttaactggtttccctggtcacACTcacactgatgtatatatatatatatatatatatatatatatatatatatatatatatatatatatatatatatatatatatatatatatatatataaatggatttatgtctgtgcatgtgtgtgtgtatggaacagattgagcaatttcaaccaaacttggcatactATGACTTACATCTGGGAAAGTGGGTTGTGGGAAGCaggtgaaatacaaaaattacagaaaataatagatattagtgtctattccatagttttcgaggtcactgagaatagtgacactcccgataccctttaagtccaagttcagcactaATAGGAAGGCAGTGTGAGAAgcgggtgggaaggtggtgatatgtaaaaataactgaaacgacagatattagtgtttaatccattgtttttgaggtccttgagaagaatagtgacactccttaatatatatacacacacacacacacacacacacacacacacacacacatacatatatatatatatatatatatatatatatatatatatatatatatatatatatatatatatatatatatatatatatatatatatatatatatatatatatatatatgtgtgtgcatgtatatatatatatatatatatatatatatatatatatatatatatatatatatatatatatatatatatatatatatatatatatatatagtgcatgtatatatatatatatatatatatatatatatatatatatatatatatatatatatatatatatatatatatatatatatatatatatatatatatatatatatatatatatatatatatatatatatatgaatgtctttttcctgtaatactacagtgtaatatgaatataagaaggcccataaaacactatttaaacgttgaaaccatatatttcgggcactagcttctgtgctgTTCCCAGTGTTCACAGAAGTTATGTTTAAATGTAGTATTATATTACACTGcagaaaatcatatatacatacatatatatatatatatatatatatatatatatatatatatatacacatacatacatacatataaaaatatactatatatatatatatatatatatatatatatatatatatatatatatatatatatatatacacatacatacatacatataaaaatatactatatatatatatatatatatatatatatatatatatatatatatatatatatataaaaaacatacatatataaaaatatactatatatatatatattttatatatatatatatatatatatatattatactattaaatgtgtgtatatatatatatataaaaaaaaacttattttcggTTTTCACGGATATTACGATTAAAACGTTTGCACTCACTACGGTCAAAAACTGATCACATTTTCCActttaataaaatgtttacacCCTTTACATCGCAGGTCTTTCCAAAGGAAGCTGCCGGGGCTCTGCTGCTGGGTAGCAGATCATACAAGCCAAAAGTTAACCCTCAAAGAAGTTTTATGCATTTGGGAAATGACTTTGGAGTGGATGCCTGAGATACTTGCCTCCCAGGACGATGTTGTGCATCAAAGTTGCGGATATTGATTGGAGCGGTGTCGTATGAGAAACaaaggggagaggagaaagagaataagagggCCTATGCTGACAGAGACGGTAAAGGAAGTGAAAATATCTGGaggaacaataattataataactaggAGATGGTGAAGAGGAAAACACGATAAAATTTTAAGGGGAACTAGAAATCTTTTGACTAAGATCGgtaaagatgaaaaatttgaTAACACTAAATGATGAGAACAGCTGCCTTGCGAAAATTTTCGTTTTATCATATATTGTCAGGTAGACTGCTTTCTTATCATTCATGTTTCAACCCATCCCATAGGGGAGTAAAAACAAATAGGTCAGCTCAGTGGTGCTAGGGTGGAGACTAATAAAATCACATATACGGATTTAAATGGTCgctgtgatttctacatatatgaATTAGCATATTTGGTGATGCCTCTTAAGTTCCCTCTGTGACTTAATGCATATAGAGGTTTCTGGTAACTCGCAGGTCAAGGTTTGCCTTGTCATAATTTTCCTGGCAATGCTGCCTACTCATAATTCATTCTTCTTATCACTTTCTTTGAGCAGGAGAGTTGAAAATGACTACTCACTGCTGGTGGAGTATAGAAGGGGTAAAGCGATAGATATGGATCGAGTGGACTGCTATGAATCTAAGGATACCTGGTTCCACTCCTTTTATGCAGTCAGCAGTCATATCCCCTATGAGGTCTGTCCTTGGaggaataattattattcctcCAATGGTTTATCATATCAAATTGAATTACTTTATCCTGTATTAAGGATTGATTCTTTCGGAAAGGATATGAAGCTGAtgtgagaaaaatgtttttagtgCTTTGCCGCGAAAATACTGACATCCCATCGGAATGTGAATCCCATAATTTCAGATGACACAAAGGGACCAGGAACTTGGCTGTACCCacctttcttcccctcccccacccccccaaaaaaggtgCTGCATCCCTTAAAATACCTCCATAATTGATGGTGTCCTCCCTTAATTCCCTAGTTACCAATGTGTTAAGTGATACTGATAACGTCCATTAATTTACACATCCTTCTTAACAAGAAGCTTCACCTTTTCGCTTTGAAAAATGTAGTGTGGACACGTTTATATTCATGAACCTGTGCATGCCCACCATTACTATTGATGTTGTTGTAGCCACCCCTTTTTGAAGATAAATTTGCTTTTCTCCAACTACAGCTGACTGGTCACTTAAAGTTTAACTAACCACGGCCATTCTGCTAGAGGGCACAGGACGAGTTAAGCCATGGCCACCGAGAGAGAAGGCCTAGCGGATTAAACGTCATCAGGGTTTTCCCAAGCAAAGGTAGTCCGACTGACCTAGACCTACGGTCAGTCAGACTACCTGCTTTAGTACTCATCTAAGTTCAGAAGGGGTCACACCGCTGatttttttcgagtgaattaccATCTTTTTTGCGTTATTTGTAGAACTAAAGGGATATTGATAGTAAACATAAGTTTGCGAGTGTTTCTGCGACGATGCCTTATCATTGTGTTGTCCCAAATTGCAAGGGGAATTACGAGACAGGGCCCAAAGtcaacatattttctttccccAAGAACGAAGAACTCGCAGCAAAATGGATACGAGCCATAAAACGAGAAAGCTACACCCCAACGAAATATAGCAAAGTGAGTATAAAAATACACTTGACATTTACCTCATtactattgaaattataataTAGTGTTTGGAATATTGGTGTAGTGTTTTGCTATTAAAATCAATATGCGTAGGTTAGGAGGATCATGAACACAACTACATTTGCATTAATCACcatgatgtatttatttgtgatattcgGACACTTCAATATTTGTTAATGGGCAATAGTTTTAATATACTGCAAATCTGTTTTCAGGTTTGCAGTTTACATTTTGTGCCAGAGGATATTATATGGGAAAAATCCTGTTATGACAAAAATACTGGCACAACTTCaactacaaaactgaaaatgccACAACTTCGTGAAGGTGCCATTCCATCTCAGTTACCTAACTGCCCCTCGTATCTGTCCGGGCCATCGCATCGAAGAGAATCTCCAGATTCGAAGAGAGCAAGGAAGGAGCAATCAGCGATGCAGGCTGCAATAGCAGAGAGTGTTGCAACAGACATTCTGTATACAAATTCTAGGCTATTCAATTCTGTTGATGAACTTGTTGGGAAGCTACAGTTTTTAGATACTCAGTATTggactttgataaaaaataatgagggaCTTTCAATTTGTCGTGTTGCGCAATTCCCGTACCCAAAAATAATTCTATCCCTAATGATAAAGAATAACTGCGCAGTGCAAGCTTTCGTTCAAGACACTGAAGTAAATCGATTAGGGGACTTCAAGATTCCCGTAGAAGTTCATGATACTAATACACTTGAAAAGATATTGGATAACTTAAGTAGAGCGGATAGCTAtaaaagaagttcaaaaacttgcAACACCATTAGTGTTATTCAGTTGGCgatttcatttttatccattcttttatatgaacCATCATTCAAACATTCTACCGTACTGAAATTTGTTTGTGAACAACTGCATTTAATGACTCTTAATAAGATGGATTATTCATCTGAGTTAGTGATATTTTCCTCTGTCTTCTATAATTGTTCTCCCCAGGGATACAGGCTCTTTAGAGATAAGAAATTTCTTATATTACCTAGCTACTCCACTATAAAAAGGGTGTTTGTTTCAAAAAAATTCAGTCCGGCCACGGAACAAGATGATACAAATTTCTTGATgtacatcaaaaataaatataaatcattattgcCCAGTGACAAAGTAGTGATCCTGATGGTTGATGAAATTCATcttaaaccatattttgattataaaggggGAAATATTGTTGGCTCAGCCTTTGATAGCAGCGAGGCTGCAACAAGcgcatttgtttttatgttgaatAGCGTAAGGTCTAAATTCAAGGACGTTGTGCATATTATTCCTACTAAGTGTATGAAAGCCCAAACTTTGCAtaatatattgaagaaaataatcattGGATTGGAAAAAATAGGCTTTACAGTATTCTGTGTTGTGACCGATAACAATGCCATTAATGGAAAAGCTATGTCATTTTTGCCCACCCACCAAAACTATCAATTGTGTATCATCATCCTAGTCAGAGTGGTAGgcctctcttctttatgtatgaTTCCGTGCATTTGTTGAAATGTATCAGAAATAACTGGGTAGCTCAAAAAGATACGAACCAAACAATGAAGTTTCCTCCCTTCTCCGTTGAACATAATACCATACAAACAAAACTTTATTATGCACCTTTTAGTACTTTGAAGAAACTTCAAAAAGTAGAGGATGGCTCACTTTTGAAACATTCATATAAGCTCTCGTTAAAAGCATTGTCTCCCTcaagttttgaaaaacaaaatgttaatttaGTATTACAGATATTTAATGAATATGTGATTCAGGCATTGCTAACTGTGGGTAAAAATCACTGCTTACCTTATTTTGCACACGTCtctgaatatataaagaatttttatacttgctggacaataatgaatgtaaaaagtccatttaaaggaaaaagaCTGAATCATGAATATGCCACTCCCATGACTAATAATAGCGACGACGCAAAGTTTCAGTATCTGAAAGATTTTTATGCTTGGCTGGAAATTTGGGATGAAACTAAAGAATTCGGTGGGACATTAACAAAAGAGACGTTCACAGCATTGAAACATACAACCAATGCGATGTTAGAGGTAACAAAGTACTGCCTGACTGAATTACATATGGAGTATGTGTTGACAGGGAAATTTCAAACTGACAATCTCGAATCTAGGTTTGGGCAATATCGACAGCTTGCAGGTGGCCACTACAATATTTCTGTACGGCAGGTGTTTGAATGTGAAAAGAAGCTGAGGATGATGTCTGTTCTTAAACAAAAATTACCATTCCATGACAGAGCAGTACATGTAGCCATTAATGACGAAATTAATTG of Macrobrachium rosenbergii isolate ZJJX-2024 chromosome 59, ASM4041242v1, whole genome shotgun sequence contains these proteins:
- the LOC136837338 gene encoding uncharacterized protein, translating into MPYHCVVPNCKGNYETGPKVNIFSFPKNEELAAKWIRAIKRESYTPTKYSKVCSLHFVPEDIIWEKSCYDKNTGTTSTTKLKMPQLREGAIPSQLPNCPSYLSGPSHRRESPDSKRARKEQSAMQAAIAESVATDILYTNSRLFNSVDELVGKLQFLDTQYWTLIKNNEGLSICRVAQFPYPKIILSLMIKNNCAVQAFVQDTEVNRLGDFKIPVEVHDTNTLEKILDNLSRADSYKRSSKTCNTISVIQLAISFLSILLYEPSFKHSTVLKFVCEQLHLMTLNKMDYSSELVIFSSVFYNCSPQGYRLFRDKKFLILPSYSTIKRVFVSKKFSPATEQDDTNFLMYIKNKYKSLLPSDKVVILMVDEIHLKPYFDYKGGNIVGSAFDSSEAATSAFVFMLNSVRSKFKDVVHIIPTKCMKAQTLHNILKKIIIGLEKIGFTVFCVVTDNNAINGKAMSFLPTHQNYQLCIIILVRVVGLSSLCMIPCIC